The following proteins come from a genomic window of Canis aureus isolate CA01 chromosome 3, VMU_Caureus_v.1.0, whole genome shotgun sequence:
- the NUDT7 gene encoding peroxisomal coenzyme A diphosphatase NUDT7 isoform X1 codes for MSGPSRSPEPARHSLMDEAKARLKKHDVGTKYSHLSSNKFSVLLPLLVKEGKLYLLFTLRSEKLRRSPGEVCFPGGKCEPTDVDDVATALREAQEEVGLHPHQVEVVCCLVPYLFDRDTLITPVVGFIDHNFQAQPNPDEVKSVFLVPLEYFLHPHVYHQSYLTHSDHHVVIHCFEYTNPEDGVTYQVKGVTAKLALFLALIILGRKPIFEMEFNLNDLISSSEENFLKLHKHATSKL; via the exons ATGTCCGGACCTAGTCGGTCCCCGGAGCCGGCCAG ACACAGTTTGATGGATGAAGCTAAAGCTCGCTTAAAAAAGCATGATGTTGGGACCAAATATTCTCACTTGTCGTCTAACaaattttctgtccttttacCATTGTtggtaaaagaaggaaaactctACCTGTTGTTCACCCTCCGGTCAGAGAAG CTAAGAAGGTCACCTGGAGAAGTTTGTTTCCCCGGAGGCAAGTGTGAACCTACAGATGTGGATGATGTGGCCACAGCTCTCCGGGAAGCCCAGGAAGAAGTAGGGCTACATCCTCATCAGGTGGAGGTTGTCTGCTGCCTGGTGCCGTATCTGTTTGAC aGAGATACATTGATAACCCCGGTTGTAGGATTTATAGACCACAACTTCCAGGCCCAGCCTAATCCCGATGAAGTTAAGAGCGTGTTTTTGGTGCCTCTAGAATATTTCCTACATCCGCATGTCTACCACCAGAGCTACCTGACACATAGTGATCATCATGTTGTTATTCATTGCTTTGAGTACACAAACCCTGAAGATGGTGTCACTTACCAAGTCAAGGGAGTAACTGCAAAACTAGCCCTGTTCCTTGCCTTAATTATTTTGGGGAGAAAACCCATCTTTGAAATGGAGTTTAATCTCAATGACCTAATTTCATCCTCTGAAGAGAATTTCCTGAAACTTCATAAACATGCTACAAGCAAGTTGTGA
- the NUDT7 gene encoding peroxisomal coenzyme A diphosphatase NUDT7 isoform X2: MDEAKARLKKHDVGTKYSHLSSNKFSVLLPLLVKEGKLYLLFTLRSEKLRRSPGEVCFPGGKCEPTDVDDVATALREAQEEVGLHPHQVEVVCCLVPYLFDRDTLITPVVGFIDHNFQAQPNPDEVKSVFLVPLEYFLHPHVYHQSYLTHSDHHVVIHCFEYTNPEDGVTYQVKGVTAKLALFLALIILGRKPIFEMEFNLNDLISSSEENFLKLHKHATSKL, from the exons ATGGATGAAGCTAAAGCTCGCTTAAAAAAGCATGATGTTGGGACCAAATATTCTCACTTGTCGTCTAACaaattttctgtccttttacCATTGTtggtaaaagaaggaaaactctACCTGTTGTTCACCCTCCGGTCAGAGAAG CTAAGAAGGTCACCTGGAGAAGTTTGTTTCCCCGGAGGCAAGTGTGAACCTACAGATGTGGATGATGTGGCCACAGCTCTCCGGGAAGCCCAGGAAGAAGTAGGGCTACATCCTCATCAGGTGGAGGTTGTCTGCTGCCTGGTGCCGTATCTGTTTGAC aGAGATACATTGATAACCCCGGTTGTAGGATTTATAGACCACAACTTCCAGGCCCAGCCTAATCCCGATGAAGTTAAGAGCGTGTTTTTGGTGCCTCTAGAATATTTCCTACATCCGCATGTCTACCACCAGAGCTACCTGACACATAGTGATCATCATGTTGTTATTCATTGCTTTGAGTACACAAACCCTGAAGATGGTGTCACTTACCAAGTCAAGGGAGTAACTGCAAAACTAGCCCTGTTCCTTGCCTTAATTATTTTGGGGAGAAAACCCATCTTTGAAATGGAGTTTAATCTCAATGACCTAATTTCATCCTCTGAAGAGAATTTCCTGAAACTTCATAAACATGCTACAAGCAAGTTGTGA
- the NUDT7 gene encoding peroxisomal coenzyme A diphosphatase NUDT7 isoform X3: protein MSLCFLIPKMGLKTVPNVMRLRRSPGEVCFPGGKCEPTDVDDVATALREAQEEVGLHPHQVEVVCCLVPYLFDRDTLITPVVGFIDHNFQAQPNPDEVKSVFLVPLEYFLHPHVYHQSYLTHSDHHVVIHCFEYTNPEDGVTYQVKGVTAKLALFLALIILGRKPIFEMEFNLNDLISSSEENFLKLHKHATSKL from the exons AtgagtctctgttttctcattcctAAAATGGGATTGAAAACAGTGCCTAATGTTATGAGG CTAAGAAGGTCACCTGGAGAAGTTTGTTTCCCCGGAGGCAAGTGTGAACCTACAGATGTGGATGATGTGGCCACAGCTCTCCGGGAAGCCCAGGAAGAAGTAGGGCTACATCCTCATCAGGTGGAGGTTGTCTGCTGCCTGGTGCCGTATCTGTTTGAC aGAGATACATTGATAACCCCGGTTGTAGGATTTATAGACCACAACTTCCAGGCCCAGCCTAATCCCGATGAAGTTAAGAGCGTGTTTTTGGTGCCTCTAGAATATTTCCTACATCCGCATGTCTACCACCAGAGCTACCTGACACATAGTGATCATCATGTTGTTATTCATTGCTTTGAGTACACAAACCCTGAAGATGGTGTCACTTACCAAGTCAAGGGAGTAACTGCAAAACTAGCCCTGTTCCTTGCCTTAATTATTTTGGGGAGAAAACCCATCTTTGAAATGGAGTTTAATCTCAATGACCTAATTTCATCCTCTGAAGAGAATTTCCTGAAACTTCATAAACATGCTACAAGCAAGTTGTGA